From one Triticum aestivum cultivar Chinese Spring chromosome 4B, IWGSC CS RefSeq v2.1, whole genome shotgun sequence genomic stretch:
- the LOC123089413 gene encoding expansin-like A1, whose product MAVSRCSILVLPLLFLSTFPPPASACDRCVHRTRAANYAPSLTLAAGSCGYGAAAASLNGDLLAGAGPALYRQGVGCGACFQVRCKDEELCSTAGVKVVVTDRASTKTNDTDLVLSSPAFAAMARPGMAGRLAKLGAVDVEYKRVPCVYEGKNLSLRVEERSRAPSELAVTILYQGGQTDIVEVDVTQVGSPSSWTSLTHDHGPAWSTRLAPPGPLQLRAVVTGGYDGAWVYAEHEVLPRQWHAGEVYDTGVQITDIAQEACSPCDTQEWK is encoded by the exons ATGGCCGTCTCTCGCTGCTCCATCCTTGTGCTCCcgctcctcttcctctccaccttcccgccgcccgcctccgcctgcGACCGCTGCGTGCACCGCACCAGAGCCGCCAACTACGCCCCCTCTCTCACCCTCGCCG CCGGTTCCTGCGGGTACGGCGCGGCGGCCGCGTCCCTCAACGGCGACCTGCTCGCCGGGGCGGGCCCGGCCCTGTACAGACAAGGCGTCGGCTGCGGCGCGTGCTTCCAGGTGCGGTGCAAGGACGAGGAGCTCTGCAGCACCGCCGGCGTGAAGGTCGTCGTCACCGACCGCGCCAGCACGAAGACGAACGACACCGACCTCGTGCTGAGCAGCCCGGCGTTCGCCGCCATGGCCCGCCCCGGCATGGCTGGGCGGCTCGCCAAGCTCGGCGCCGTCGACGTCGAGTACAAGAG GGTGCCGTGCGTGTACGAGGGCAAGAACCTCTCACTGCGGGTGGAGGAGCGGAGCCGCGCGCCCAGCGAGCTGGCCGTCACGATCCTCTACCAGGGCGGCCAGACCGACATCGTCGAGGTCGACGTCACGCAGGTCGGTTCGCCGTCGAGCTGGACGTCCCTGACACACGACCACGGGCCGGCGTGGAGCACGAGGCTGGCGCCGCCGGGGCCGCTGCAGCTCAGGGCGGTGGTGACCGGCGGGTACGACGGGGCGTGGGTCTATGCCGAACATGAAGTCCTGCCGCGCCAGTGGCACGCCGGCGAGGTCTACGACACCGGCGTCCAGATCACCGACATCGCCCAAGAAGCCTGCTCCCCCTGCGACACGCAGGAGTGGAAGTGA